The following proteins are encoded in a genomic region of Drosophila willistoni isolate 14030-0811.24 chromosome 3R, UCI_dwil_1.1, whole genome shotgun sequence:
- the LOC6648107 gene encoding ribosome-releasing factor 2, mitochondrial isoform X2: MLRYVYFNGFGMRQGLLKRCSSHILRRSYSSDIRNIGILAHIDAGKTTTTERMLFYAGKTRSLGEVHRGNTVTDYLTQERERGITICSSAVTFPWNGKRINLLDTPGHIDFTMEVEQSLHAVDGVIVVLDATAGVEAQTMTVWSQADKHRLPRLVFVNKMDRPDADFNKCVEDLKSKLETFPVCIQYPAKSNEGQLGIYDVITLEQLNWQQKDLGRSYSKLKLEPSDGLRQLQDKRNELIDQLSGLDDELADVVISTESFDKVSNELVNKALRRVICQQKAVPVLLGSAYKNIGIQCLMDAVNHYLPAPEERNEIYNCFGNELAGKVFKIVHDKQRGPLTLVRVMRGELKRGMRLTCSSGQAEVISKLYEPLADEYREVSVVSSGDVALCAGLKSTVTGDLLTSSQSSLKNAEKRFKQQRHSDGMSEEEDDDEDHHLDGLFDLAPQIPDAVYFCSIEPPSISSQTAMEQALRQLQREDPSLRVSYDSITGQTVLGGMGELHMDIIKSRILSEYKIDVDLGPLQIAYKETIEAPSLTTLSVEKEIAGTKQNVSITLELVKNQSEIFR; the protein is encoded by the exons ATGTTGCGCTATGTTTATTTTAATGGATTCGGAATGCGCCAAGGGTTGCTTAAGCGATGCTCCTCCCACATCCTTAGACGTAGCTATAGCAGCGACATTAGAAacattggaattttggcccaCATCGATGCGG GGAAAACCACAACCACAGAGCGAATGCTTTTTTATGCTGGCAAAACGCGGTCCCTGGGTGAAGTCCATCGCGGCAACACAGTGACTGATTATCTAACCCAGGAGCGGGAACGAGGAATTACCATTTGCAGTTCTGCTGTAACATTTCCCTGGAATGGTAAACG CATCAATTTGTTGGACACACCGGGTCATATAGATTTCACCATGGAGGTCGAGCAATCTCTGCATGCCGTGGACGGGGTAATTGTGGTATTGGACGCCACTGCTGGTGTTGAAGCTCAAACAATGACTGTGTGGTCCCAGGCTGACAAACATCGATTGCCTCGTCTTGTATTTGTTAATAAGATGGATCGACCAGATGCCGACTTCAACAAGTGTGTGGAGGATTTGAAGTCAAAGCTAGAAACGTTTCCGGTGTGCATACAGTATCCGGCCAAATCAAATGAGGGGCAATTAG gtATATACGATGTCATCACACTGGAGCAATTGAATTGGCAGCAGAAGGATCTGGGTCGTAGCTATAGTAAACTCAAACTGGAGCCTTCTGATGGTTTAAGGCAGCTGCAGGATAAACGCAATGAACTGATTGATCAGCTGTCTGGCTTGGATGATGAGTTAGCCGATGTGGTAATCAGCACGGAGAGTTTTGACAAAGTTAGCAACGAGCTTGTAAATAAGGCATTGCGCCGGGTCATTTGCCAGCAAAAGGCTGTCCCTGTTCTGCTGGGATCGGCATATAAAAACATCGGGATTCAATGCCTGATGGATGCAGTAAATCACTATTTACCGGCTCCTGAAGAACGCAACGAAATTTACAATTGCTTTGG AAACGAACTAGCTGGAAAGGTTTTTAAGATTGTCCACGACAAACAGCGTGGACCCTTGACCTTGGTGCGGGTTATGCGTGGAGAATTGAAGCGAGGAATGCGTCTTACATGTTCTAGTGGCCAAGCCGAGGTCATATCCAAATTGTATGAGCCCTTGGCTGATGAGTATCGTGAGGTCAGCGTAGTTTCGTCCGGCGATGTAGCCCTATGTGCTGGGTTGAAG TCTACAGTGACTGGTGACTTATTAACAAGTAGCCAATCGTCGTTAAAAAATGCCGAAAAGCGTTTTAAACAGCAGAGACATTCAGATGGCATGTCAGAGGAAGAGGACGATGACGAGGACCACCACTTGGATGGGCTATTCGATCTTGCTCCTCAAATACCCGATGCCGTGTACTTTTGTTCTATTGAACCACCAAGTATTTCATCACAAACAGCGATGGAGCAGGCACTAAGGCAGCTACAGCGCGAGGATCCCAGCCTGCGTGTCAGCTATGATTCGATCACTGGTCAGACTGTGCTTGGCGGCATGGGTGAGCTGCATATGGATATCATTAAATCACGTATCTTGAGCGAGTATAAAATTGACGTTGATCTCGGACCTTTACAAATTGCCTACAAAGAGACCATCGAAGCGCCATCGTTAACCACATTGAGTGTGGAGAAGGAAATTGCTGGAACCAAGCAGAATGTTAGCATAACTTTGGAGTTGGTTAAAAATCAAAGTGAGATTTTTAG ATAA
- the LOC6648107 gene encoding ribosome-releasing factor 2, mitochondrial isoform X1, producing MLRYVYFNGFGMRQGLLKRCSSHILRRSYSSDIRNIGILAHIDAGKTTTTERMLFYAGKTRSLGEVHRGNTVTDYLTQERERGITICSSAVTFPWNGKRINLLDTPGHIDFTMEVEQSLHAVDGVIVVLDATAGVEAQTMTVWSQADKHRLPRLVFVNKMDRPDADFNKCVEDLKSKLETFPVCIQYPAKSNEGQLGIYDVITLEQLNWQQKDLGRSYSKLKLEPSDGLRQLQDKRNELIDQLSGLDDELADVVISTESFDKVSNELVNKALRRVICQQKAVPVLLGSAYKNIGIQCLMDAVNHYLPAPEERNEIYNCFGNELAGKVFKIVHDKQRGPLTLVRVMRGELKRGMRLTCSSGQAEVISKLYEPLADEYREVSVVSSGDVALCAGLKSTVTGDLLTSSQSSLKNAEKRFKQQRHSDGMSEEEDDDEDHHLDGLFDLAPQIPDAVYFCSIEPPSISSQTAMEQALRQLQREDPSLRVSYDSITGQTVLGGMGELHMDIIKSRILSEYKIDVDLGPLQIAYKETIEAPSLTTLSVEKEIAGTKQNVSITLELVKNQSEIFSLDKSPENLQNLNKLRPRIVQVLRKGSISALERGPRVGGQVVDTQIRLHNAIIGRGTADAFIMATAAQCVQKLLSENGTRLLEPIMALQIVAPSERVSSIMADLSRRRAIINDVLPKGDRNKLILINAPLAELPGYASTLRTISSGTASMTMQPCGFSNMNSSDESLAIRRAQGLE from the exons ATGTTGCGCTATGTTTATTTTAATGGATTCGGAATGCGCCAAGGGTTGCTTAAGCGATGCTCCTCCCACATCCTTAGACGTAGCTATAGCAGCGACATTAGAAacattggaattttggcccaCATCGATGCGG GGAAAACCACAACCACAGAGCGAATGCTTTTTTATGCTGGCAAAACGCGGTCCCTGGGTGAAGTCCATCGCGGCAACACAGTGACTGATTATCTAACCCAGGAGCGGGAACGAGGAATTACCATTTGCAGTTCTGCTGTAACATTTCCCTGGAATGGTAAACG CATCAATTTGTTGGACACACCGGGTCATATAGATTTCACCATGGAGGTCGAGCAATCTCTGCATGCCGTGGACGGGGTAATTGTGGTATTGGACGCCACTGCTGGTGTTGAAGCTCAAACAATGACTGTGTGGTCCCAGGCTGACAAACATCGATTGCCTCGTCTTGTATTTGTTAATAAGATGGATCGACCAGATGCCGACTTCAACAAGTGTGTGGAGGATTTGAAGTCAAAGCTAGAAACGTTTCCGGTGTGCATACAGTATCCGGCCAAATCAAATGAGGGGCAATTAG gtATATACGATGTCATCACACTGGAGCAATTGAATTGGCAGCAGAAGGATCTGGGTCGTAGCTATAGTAAACTCAAACTGGAGCCTTCTGATGGTTTAAGGCAGCTGCAGGATAAACGCAATGAACTGATTGATCAGCTGTCTGGCTTGGATGATGAGTTAGCCGATGTGGTAATCAGCACGGAGAGTTTTGACAAAGTTAGCAACGAGCTTGTAAATAAGGCATTGCGCCGGGTCATTTGCCAGCAAAAGGCTGTCCCTGTTCTGCTGGGATCGGCATATAAAAACATCGGGATTCAATGCCTGATGGATGCAGTAAATCACTATTTACCGGCTCCTGAAGAACGCAACGAAATTTACAATTGCTTTGG AAACGAACTAGCTGGAAAGGTTTTTAAGATTGTCCACGACAAACAGCGTGGACCCTTGACCTTGGTGCGGGTTATGCGTGGAGAATTGAAGCGAGGAATGCGTCTTACATGTTCTAGTGGCCAAGCCGAGGTCATATCCAAATTGTATGAGCCCTTGGCTGATGAGTATCGTGAGGTCAGCGTAGTTTCGTCCGGCGATGTAGCCCTATGTGCTGGGTTGAAG TCTACAGTGACTGGTGACTTATTAACAAGTAGCCAATCGTCGTTAAAAAATGCCGAAAAGCGTTTTAAACAGCAGAGACATTCAGATGGCATGTCAGAGGAAGAGGACGATGACGAGGACCACCACTTGGATGGGCTATTCGATCTTGCTCCTCAAATACCCGATGCCGTGTACTTTTGTTCTATTGAACCACCAAGTATTTCATCACAAACAGCGATGGAGCAGGCACTAAGGCAGCTACAGCGCGAGGATCCCAGCCTGCGTGTCAGCTATGATTCGATCACTGGTCAGACTGTGCTTGGCGGCATGGGTGAGCTGCATATGGATATCATTAAATCACGTATCTTGAGCGAGTATAAAATTGACGTTGATCTCGGACCTTTACAAATTGCCTACAAAGAGACCATCGAAGCGCCATCGTTAACCACATTGAGTGTGGAGAAGGAAATTGCTGGAACCAAGCAGAATGTTAGCATAACTTTGGAGTTGGTTAAAAATCAAAGTGAGATTTTTAG TTTAGATAAATCGCCGGAGAATCTACAGAATCTGAATAAGCTGCGTCCTCGTATTGTGCAGGTATTGCGAAAAGGATCCATTAGTGCCTTGGAGCGTGGCCCCCGTGTGGGTGGCCAAGTGGTAGATACACAAATACGCTTACATAATGCAATCATAGGACGGGGAACAGCGGATGCCTTCATTATGGCCACCGCAGCGCAATGTGTACAAAAG ttaCTAAGCGAGAATGGAACCCGGCTATTAGAGCCAATAATGGCATTGCAAATTGTCGCTCCCAGTGAACGCGTCTCCAGCATAATGGCGGATCTATCAAGGCGTCGAGCTATTATCAATGACGTTCTTCCCAAAGGTGACAGAAACAAG ttgaTTTTAATAAATGCTCCGCTGGCTGAACTTCCTGGTTACGCCAGCACTCTACGTACAATTAGTTCAGGAACGGCAAGCATGACTATGCAACCATGCGGATTTTCCAACATGAATTCCTCTGACGAGTCACTGGCGATAAGACGTGCCCAGGGCTTAGAATAG
- the LOC6648107 gene encoding ribosome-releasing factor 2, mitochondrial isoform X3 has product MLRYVYFNGFGMRQGLLKRCSSHILRRSYSSDIRNIGILAHIDAGKTTTTERMLFYAGKTRSLGEVHRGNTVTDYLTQERERGITICSSAVTFPWNGKRINLLDTPGHIDFTMEVEQSLHAVDGVIVVLDATAGVEAQTMTVWSQADKHRLPRLVFVNKMDRPDADFNKCVEDLKSKLETFPVCIQYPAKSNEGQLGIYDVITLEQLNWQQKDLGRSYSKLKLEPSDGLRQLQDKRNELIDQLSGLDDELADVVISTESFDKVSNELVNKALRRVICQQKAVPVLLGSAYKNIGIQCLMDAVNHYLPAPEERNEIYNCFGNELAGKVFKIVHDKQRGPLTLVRVMRGELKRGMRLTCSSGQAEVISKLYEPLADEYREVSVVSSGDVALCAGLK; this is encoded by the exons ATGTTGCGCTATGTTTATTTTAATGGATTCGGAATGCGCCAAGGGTTGCTTAAGCGATGCTCCTCCCACATCCTTAGACGTAGCTATAGCAGCGACATTAGAAacattggaattttggcccaCATCGATGCGG GGAAAACCACAACCACAGAGCGAATGCTTTTTTATGCTGGCAAAACGCGGTCCCTGGGTGAAGTCCATCGCGGCAACACAGTGACTGATTATCTAACCCAGGAGCGGGAACGAGGAATTACCATTTGCAGTTCTGCTGTAACATTTCCCTGGAATGGTAAACG CATCAATTTGTTGGACACACCGGGTCATATAGATTTCACCATGGAGGTCGAGCAATCTCTGCATGCCGTGGACGGGGTAATTGTGGTATTGGACGCCACTGCTGGTGTTGAAGCTCAAACAATGACTGTGTGGTCCCAGGCTGACAAACATCGATTGCCTCGTCTTGTATTTGTTAATAAGATGGATCGACCAGATGCCGACTTCAACAAGTGTGTGGAGGATTTGAAGTCAAAGCTAGAAACGTTTCCGGTGTGCATACAGTATCCGGCCAAATCAAATGAGGGGCAATTAG gtATATACGATGTCATCACACTGGAGCAATTGAATTGGCAGCAGAAGGATCTGGGTCGTAGCTATAGTAAACTCAAACTGGAGCCTTCTGATGGTTTAAGGCAGCTGCAGGATAAACGCAATGAACTGATTGATCAGCTGTCTGGCTTGGATGATGAGTTAGCCGATGTGGTAATCAGCACGGAGAGTTTTGACAAAGTTAGCAACGAGCTTGTAAATAAGGCATTGCGCCGGGTCATTTGCCAGCAAAAGGCTGTCCCTGTTCTGCTGGGATCGGCATATAAAAACATCGGGATTCAATGCCTGATGGATGCAGTAAATCACTATTTACCGGCTCCTGAAGAACGCAACGAAATTTACAATTGCTTTGG AAACGAACTAGCTGGAAAGGTTTTTAAGATTGTCCACGACAAACAGCGTGGACCCTTGACCTTGGTGCGGGTTATGCGTGGAGAATTGAAGCGAGGAATGCGTCTTACATGTTCTAGTGGCCAAGCCGAGGTCATATCCAAATTGTATGAGCCCTTGGCTGATGAGTATCGTGAGGTCAGCGTAGTTTCGTCCGGCGATGTAGCCCTATGTGCTGGGTTGAAG TGA
- the LOC6648106 gene encoding probable 39S ribosomal protein L45, mitochondrial, with protein sequence MEKLMSVKNCLKLVQLLPAPAMAPALQLQQVRHRQTKHWKPEFKRLRKQKFVKIDLPNFREKAEDISKEEMRSRMKERGVLPPRPWMERPFHISCTGGIFEAYVPPEGDGKKSLISSSGAKQKLEFLEKKSKSLMAVRKIRSYEESFSTDEFGDHAQEIYIAAHTHMAAREKYKIREFVSERCYPEMMHNVKDKTIHWRFLQSLEPPRVVHARVTEVITKENQFAQVTVRFHTQQMLAIYDRFGRLMHGSEILTKDVLEYVVFEKHISNEYGKWRLHDKIIPDWLPPKQPAPITYRLIEDVIEETPTQIEASKDKVEQIAATSIDSNDASTKSSLAI encoded by the exons ATGGAGAAGCTCATGTCGGTGAAGAATTGTCTAAAACTCGTGCAG TTGCTGCCGGCGCCGGCTATGGCCCCTGCTTTACAGTTGCAGCAGGTGCGCCATCGGCAGACGAAACACTGGAAGCCGGAGTTCAAACGGTTGCGCAAGCAGAAATTCGTCAAGATTGACCTGCCCAATTTTCGGGAAAAGGCAGAGGATATTAGCAAGGAAGAGATGCGGAGTCGAATGAAGGAACGGGGTGTGCTTCCACCTCGACCCTGGATGGAACGGCCGTTTCATATTAGTTGCACAGGAGGCATATTTGAAGCCTATGTGCCCCCCGAAGGTGATGGAAAAAAGTCGCTCATTTCGTCCAGTGGTGCCAAGCAGAAGCTAGAGTTCCTAGAAAAGAAATCAAAGAGCTTAATGGCGGTACGCAAAATACGTTCCTATGAGGAAAGTTTTAGTACAGACGAGTTTGGTGATCACGCCCAAGAGATCTATATAGCCGCACACACGCACATGGCGGCCAGAGAGAAGTACAAGATTCGCGAATTTGTCTCTGAACGGTGCTATCCCGAGATGATGCACAATGTCAAGGACAAGACCATTCATTGGCGATTCCTGCAGTCTTTAGAGCCGCCACGTGTAGTGCATGCCCGCGTCACCGAGGTCATCACCAAGGAGAATCAGTTCGCCCAGGTTACTGTGCGTTTTCACACACAGCAGATGTTAGCCATTTATGATCGTTTTGGACGACTCATGCATGGCAGCGAAATTCTTACCAAAGATGTACTTGAATATGTCGTGTTTGAGAAACATATATCCAACGAATATGGAAAGTGGCGGCTCCACGACAAGATCATACCTGATTGGCTGCCGCCGAAACAACCAGCACCGATTACCTATCGTCTAATTGAGGATGTCATCGAGGAGACTCCGACTCAGATAGAAGCTAGCAAGGATAAAGTGGAACAGATTGCAGCAACAAGTATCGACAGCAATGATGCTAGCACAAAGTCTTCGTTGGCCATTTGA